Proteins encoded in a region of the Isosphaeraceae bacterium EP7 genome:
- a CDS encoding membrane dipeptidase — protein sequence MNPRKPIPPRLVDLHVDWSLQYAGESTLFHPDSYADIPVRLPQVDGYLGATRAAVLACYRDAEDWAHQPDPWQALIAQITALESEFSGRILMGPDDLAFWQSEPDQLCWGVLGVEGFDALIRTRADLDRLAPLFHRGVRVFQPTYLATSLLAGSSQSKDDRGLLDLGRDFLATLLSLAPPANEPGPRPILDLAHLNPLSCSQVLDWYESDPTHAERLPVVYSHGTIAHPAFDHPRALSQPNLVRLRALGGTIGLSVTPPFTTSPDHLKSLIETAAAIPFKGEPGLGGIAIGTDFLGVGTTHPTLSNAEQITNWLAESFNPADAKALAAENALELIGRACGGSHPQG from the coding sequence TTGAACCCCCGCAAGCCCATTCCCCCGCGCCTGGTCGACCTTCACGTCGACTGGTCCCTCCAGTACGCCGGCGAGTCCACCCTCTTCCACCCCGACAGTTACGCCGACATCCCCGTCCGCCTGCCGCAGGTCGACGGCTACCTGGGCGCGACCCGCGCCGCCGTGCTCGCCTGCTACCGCGACGCCGAAGACTGGGCCCACCAACCCGACCCCTGGCAGGCCCTCATCGCCCAGATCACCGCGCTCGAATCCGAATTCTCCGGCCGCATCCTGATGGGCCCCGACGACCTCGCCTTCTGGCAATCCGAGCCCGACCAACTCTGCTGGGGAGTCCTCGGAGTCGAGGGCTTCGACGCCCTGATCCGTACCCGCGCCGACCTCGACCGCCTCGCCCCGCTCTTCCATCGCGGCGTCCGTGTCTTCCAGCCCACCTATCTCGCCACCAGCCTCCTCGCCGGCTCCTCCCAGTCCAAAGACGACCGGGGCCTCCTCGACCTGGGCCGCGACTTCCTTGCCACCCTTCTCTCCCTCGCCCCGCCCGCCAACGAACCCGGCCCCCGGCCCATCCTCGACCTGGCCCACCTGAACCCTCTCTCGTGTTCCCAGGTCCTCGACTGGTACGAATCCGACCCCACCCACGCCGAGCGTCTCCCCGTCGTCTACAGTCACGGAACCATCGCCCACCCCGCCTTCGACCACCCCCGAGCCCTCTCCCAGCCCAACCTCGTCCGCCTTCGAGCCCTGGGAGGAACCATCGGCCTCTCCGTCACTCCCCCCTTCACCACCTCCCCCGATCACCTCAAGTCCCTCATCGAGACCGCCGCCGCCATCCCCTTCAAGGGCGAGCCCGGCCTCGGTGGAATTGCCATCGGGACCGACTTCCTCGGAGTCGGAACCACCCACCCCACCCTCTCCAACGCCGAGCAAATCACCAACTGGCTCGCCGAATCCTTCAACCCCGCCGACGCCAAGGCCCTCGCCGCCGAGAATGCGCTGGAACTCATCGGGCGGGCCTGCGGGGGATCTCACCCTCAAGGATGA
- a CDS encoding helix-turn-helix transcriptional regulator, whose protein sequence is MANSSILRYRDAKAIYQLIGECRELGDDRIRWRDHLIEGLAAMTGADIGHAGEMAGCRSLTPRDLGVVVWGWQTGFAEMAAIEAGLREFEHDPTMSPAMIEHLRRHVAEDGICLSRSQILEDRPWYVSADYQAIQRPFRVDHILWCFRTIPGAGDDEASGIVLNRQKGRRDFGARDIAIVQETNASLASLLGGPLARFKDPSPLDLAPRIRQTLACVLEGDSDKQIATRMTLSTHTVNQYTKAIYAHFGVNGRAELMARWIRRGWGGTLHWSESNARDAQAR, encoded by the coding sequence ATGGCGAATTCATCGATTCTTCGATATCGCGACGCCAAGGCGATCTACCAGTTGATTGGGGAATGCCGCGAACTCGGGGACGACCGGATCCGCTGGAGGGATCACTTGATCGAAGGGCTCGCCGCCATGACCGGCGCCGACATCGGTCACGCGGGGGAGATGGCCGGATGCCGGTCGCTGACGCCCAGGGACCTGGGCGTCGTCGTCTGGGGGTGGCAGACCGGTTTCGCCGAGATGGCCGCCATCGAAGCGGGGCTCCGCGAGTTCGAGCACGACCCGACCATGTCGCCGGCGATGATCGAGCACCTTCGGCGGCATGTCGCCGAGGACGGCATCTGCCTGTCACGCTCGCAGATCCTCGAGGACCGACCCTGGTACGTCTCGGCCGACTACCAGGCGATCCAGCGGCCCTTCCGCGTGGATCACATCCTCTGGTGCTTCAGGACCATCCCCGGTGCAGGGGATGACGAGGCCTCGGGGATCGTCCTGAACCGGCAGAAGGGGCGACGCGACTTCGGGGCGCGGGACATCGCGATCGTGCAGGAAACCAACGCATCGCTGGCGAGTCTCCTCGGGGGCCCGCTCGCCCGCTTCAAGGATCCGTCGCCCCTCGACCTGGCCCCGAGGATCCGGCAGACGTTAGCTTGCGTGCTCGAGGGCGATTCCGACAAGCAGATCGCGACCCGCATGACCCTGAGCACACACACGGTCAACCAGTACACGAAGGCCATCTACGCCCACTTCGGGGTCAACGGAAGGGCCGAGCTGATGGCCCGCTGGATCCGCCGTGGCTGGGGCGGGACGCTCCACTGGTCGGAATCGAACGCCCGGGACGCCCAGGCTCGGTGA